CGGTCGATGCGGGCGAACACCTCGACCAGCTGCGCCGGTTCGGGCAGCAGGGTCAGGCGCAGGTGGCGGCTGGCCGAGAGGTTGAAGCTGGTTCCCGGCACGAGCAGCACGCCTTCCTCGTCGAGCAGGCGCAGCGCGAAGGCCGTGTCGTCGAACGAGGGGATCGCGTCCGCCCGCACCCCGGGGAAGGCATAGATCGCGCCGCCGGGGGCGACCACGTCGAGGAAGGGGCTGGCGGCCACGTGGTCCAGCACGATGCGCCGGGCCTCGTGCAGGCGGCCGCCCGGCGAGGTGAGTTCGCCGATGGTGGGCGTATCGAGTAGGGCGGGCTTGACCGCCCATTGCGCGGTGACGTTGGCGCACAGGCGCAGCGCGGCGAGCAGTTGCAGCGCGTCGCGGTAATCGGCGGTGCGCTTCGCGTCGCCCGACAGGCTCATCCAGCCCACGCGATAGCCGCAGGCGCGATGCACCTTCGACAGGCCGCCGAAGCTCACGCAGGGATGGTCGCCGGCGACGGCGGCCAGCGGCTGGAACGGCGTGCCGTCGTAGAGGATCTCGTCGTAGATCTCGTCGCAGAGCAGCAGCAGGTCGTGACGGCGCGCCACCTCGACGATGCGCTCGAGCAGGGCCTTCGGATAGACGGCGCCGGTGGGGTTGTTCGGATTGATCAGCACGATCGCCCGCGTGCGCGGTCCCACCAGGGCTTCGATCTCGTCCGGGTCGGGCAGGTGGGCATTCTCGGCCGGGCAGCGGTAATAGCGTGGCTGGCCATGGTTGAGGAGGGTCGCGGCGCTCCACAGCGGGTAATCGGGGCTGGGCAGCAGCACCTCGTCGCCGGGCTGGAGCAGGGCGCGCAGGGACAGGTCGATCAGCTCGCTGACGCCGTTGCCGACGAAGATGCGTTCCACGTCGATGCCGGTGGCGCCGCGTGCCTGCTGCTGGGCGAGGATGGCCTCGCGGGCCTCATCCAGGCCCTGTTCGTGGCCGTAGGCCTCGCTGTCGGCGAGATGGCTGGCGATGGCCTCGCGCAGGTGGCGCGGCGTGGCGAAGCCGTAGCGGCCGGGGTTGCCGATGTTGAGCTTGATGACCGCCTCGCCAGCGGCTTCCCGTTCGCGGGCGCGCCGGGTGAGGGCCCCGCGGATTTCGTAGCGCACTTCCGCCAGGTGCGCGCTGGGCTTGATCGAGGACACGTTGGAGGACTTTCCTATGGACGCCGCCGGGCCCGTTCCCGGGGTCTGGACCGATCCTAGCAGCGTCCCCGCGTGTCAGCGAGGCGGAAATCGGCCGCCGAGCGGGCATAATCCCGCCCATGACCGACTCCCCGGAACTGGCGCGCCTGCGCCACATCGGTTGGCGCGAGCCCGCCCTGCCCGACGATCCCCGCCGCCTCGCCCGCGTGGTGGCCCAGCATCGCGCGGGTTACGAGGTGCACGACGGCGAGGACGCGTTCAACGCGCAGCCGGCCGGCGTGTTCCTCAAGCGCGGGCTCGATCCGTCGCTGCGTCCGGCGGTGGGCGATTTCGTCTTTCTCGACCGGGCCACGCACCCGGTGATCGAGGCGGTGCTGCCGCGCCGCTCGGTGCTCACGCGCGCCGCCGCGGGCGAGCGTTACGAGCGGCAGATCATCGCCACCAACATCGACCACGTGCTGGTGCTCACGGGATTGGACGGCGATTTCAGTCCCGCCCGCATCGAGCGCTACCTCACGCTGGTGGAAGGTTCCGGTGCGCGCCCGGTCGTGCTGTTGAGCAAGGCGGACACCGGCGTGGATGTCGACGCCGCGGTGACCGCGCTGCGCGCGCGGCTGCCGGCGGAGGCCGCGGTGCATGCCATCAACGGCAAGGATCCGGCCACCGTCGCGTTGCTGGCGACGTACCTGGGCCCGGGTTCCAGCGCGGTGCTGGTGGGGTCCTCGGGGGCGGGCAAGTCCACGCTTACCAATACGCTGCTCGGCGAGGAGCGCATGGCCACCGGCGCGGTGCGCGCGAACGATAGCCGTGGGCGGCACACCACCACGCATCGCGCGCTGCTGATGCTGCCCACGGGCGGCTGCCTCATCGATACGCCGGGGATGCGCGAGCTGAAGCTCACCGGCGAGGAAAACCTCGATCTCTTCGCCGACATCGAGGCGCTCGCCGCGCAGTGCCGCTTCGCCGATTGCAGCCATGGCAACGAGCCGGGGTGTGCGATCCAGGCGGCGCTGGCATCGGGTGAACTGTCGCCGCAGCGCTGGCGCAATTACCTCAAGCTGCACGACGAGCGCGAGGAGCAGGCGGCGACGCTCGAGGCCCGGTTGCGGCGCAAAGCTGCGCCGGTGAAGCACGCTGGCAAACCGAAGCGGGGTGGGTGGTCGCATGACGACGACTGAGGCAACGTGATTCGCCGATACGATCGGCTCCCACCCCTTCGGTAGCCAGGATTCGACAACCCTACGATCGACGGGGTGGGAGCCGATCGCTTCGGCGAACGGCGCGCGACAGGGCGGCTAGTACGTCACCGTCACCGTGATCAGGTCGCTGTAATTCCCCGCCGCCACCGCCGCCTGCGCGGGCACGCGCCCGTACACCGTCACCGTTTCCTCCGTCCCCGTCCCCGAACGCGACAACGTATCGCTATTGAGCGTCCCACCCCAACGCAAGGTCCGCTGGCTGTCCTTGTAGAGCTCGTAATTGACGAACGCTCCCCCGGCCGCCATGCGGCGCTGCGTGCCCGATGCATTGGCGCCGTTGTCGAGGCCCAGCTGGTAGGCCGCGCGATTGGTGCAGGTGATGCGCAGCAACGAGGTCTGGTCGGTGGCGGCGGTCAGCAAGCCCGGCACGTTGCCGAAGAGCAGGTCGGTGGCGGCGCCGAAGGTGCACTTCGGCGCGACGGATGCGGTGACGGTCATCGTGGGGCCGGCGACGGTGAACGGACCGCCGGTGCCACCGCTGGTGCAGGTGGCGGGCGGCAGGCCGAGGCTCAACAGCGCGTCGTTGTGGCTGTAGGTCAGCGAGCTGGTGAGGGTGCCGGTGTAGTTGCCGGGCGAAAGCGTGCCTTGCGCGGCGGAAACCCGGCCGTAGACGGGCAGGCTACCCGTGATCTGCGCACCGTTGGAAAGGATGCCGATGCTCAGGATGAACGTCCTCGGCCCGTAGGTGGCATTGCCCAGCGTGCCCCATACCGTGCCCACCGCGTCCTGGTACACCTGGTACTGCATGCGGTCGCTGCTCGGATTGACGAGGGTGCGTGGCGAGAGGTTGCCGAGGTCGTCGGTACCGAAGCTCGCGCAGGCGGTGATGAACGAGCCGAACAGTTCGGCCAGCGGCCCGCTGTAAACGCAGCGGTAGTTCAGCGTGGCCGACACGTTGACGACACCGCCGGTGGGGTCCACCGCGCCGAACGAGAGTCCGGTGATGCCGGTGATGCTGCAGGTCGTGGTCGCCTCGGCACGCGGGGCGACGAACAGCGACGATACGCAGAGCAGGAGCAGGGCGAGCCATTTCATGGCGTGCTCCGGCAGGTGAGCGGGCCCAGCTGGGGCAGTTCCTTCGCCCCGTCGGGATAATCGAGCGCCGTGGTGCAGGTCGAGCCGTCCGGCAGCGTCACGCGCAACGCGGTATGGCGATCCTGCAAGGCGTCGAGGTAGGCCATGCCGTCGAAGCCCACCACCGCGGGTTCGCCATGGCCCGCATCCACGCGCGAGCCGACGGGCAGCGGCGTTCCCTTCGCGTCGACGAGGATCACCGACGCGGCCTGCACGCGATGCACGGGAAAACGCACGAGCACGCCGGAGCGGTCGGCGGGAGCCACGACGGCGTCCACGCGTTGCACGCGCGCGTCGGCGGGCAGGTCGAGCGGGTCGATGGCGAGGCGATTGTCCTGCCATGCGTTGAGTCGCGCGACGAGCAGCATGCCGCGATCGTCGGTGACCCCGGTGCGACGGTTTTCCAGCAGCACCGGAATGTCCGGCGTGCCTTCGGTGCTGACCACCGCGAACGCGTCGTCGATGCGCCGCGATGCGAAGGCGTGGCCGCCCATCAGCACCAGCGCGCCGTTGAGGTCGGCATAGCCGTAGGTGTCCGGCCCGATGTCGCTGGCGCCCACGGTCGCCTGGCCGAGTTCGCCCAGCCAGCCCGCTTCCGCGAGGCCGCCGCCCTGGGCGCCGGTGCGTCCTTGCGCGTGCCAGCCGAAGCCGCCGTCGCCGTCGATGGGGCGGCTGGCGTCGACGATGCCGAAGGTCCGGTCGCGATCGCGTTGTACCGACGTGCTCCAGGTCGTGCGTTCGTCGAGTGCGACGGTGACGCCGGCGAACAGGCTGCGATCGCGCGAATCGTCGAGGCTCTGGTTGTAGGTGAGGTTCACCGAGATGCCGTGGCCGAGATTGCGCAGCACGAACAGGCCTGCCAGTCGCGTCGCCGGTTCCCCGGCGAAACGCAGGCGCACGTAGTTCACGCCGAAGCTCGAATTGCGCACGTTGAAGCCGACCAGCGCGCGTTCGCTGGCGCGGGGCGGCGGCGAACCGTAGCCCGACGCCACGTCGCGATAACGCGCGTTGCCGCGCAGCGAATCGAACGAGACGTTCATGGTGCGCCCCATCCACGTGTAGCCGACGCCGTATTGCATGCCACCGCGACGCGACCCCGCCAGCGAGGCGTTGATCGTGCTCGCGCCCGCGGGATTCCATACCGCGCCCGCGCCACCGCTGGCCAGTCCGTCCCCACCCTCGGCGTGGCCTTCCAGCGTCAGCCGGTCGCTCATGCCGTGGCGCCACGTGGCGCTGCCGACGGCGGCCGATCCGTAGTCGAACGAGCGGATACCGTACGACTCGCGCACCTTGCCCAGCTCCACCGACCAGTCGTCGAGACCTGCCCGCAGCAGCTGGCGCGCGGCGTAGAACGGAAACGTCACCGTGCTCGTGCGGCCGAGCGCATCGGTGAGCACGACCTGGGCCTGACCGGCCTGGTCCACGCCGGGAATGGCCGTCAACTGGAACGGGCCGGCGGGCACGCGACCGTCGTATTGGCGGATGCCGTCCACATACAGCTCCACCGCCGAGGGCGCGGTGGCTTCACCGAAGAACTGCGGCAGCGGCGTGGTGACGCGATAGGGTTGTTGCGCGAAGTCGGTGCCGATGGCGACGCCGCCGATGCGCGTGGCGCGGGTCCATGAGAGAAAGCCGGTGAAGGCGTCGCCCACCGTGAGCGCGAGCGACCGCGACGGAAACGACAGGCGCCATTGCGTGTCCAGGCGCACCGTGCCGCCTTGCCAGCCTTCGCCCCGCGTCTGGTAGCGGCGGGTGAGCGAGGTGTT
This window of the Luteibacter aegosomatis genome carries:
- a CDS encoding aminotransferase class I/II-fold pyridoxal phosphate-dependent enzyme codes for the protein MSSIKPSAHLAEVRYEIRGALTRRAREREAAGEAVIKLNIGNPGRYGFATPRHLREAIASHLADSEAYGHEQGLDEAREAILAQQQARGATGIDVERIFVGNGVSELIDLSLRALLQPGDEVLLPSPDYPLWSAATLLNHGQPRYYRCPAENAHLPDPDEIEALVGPRTRAIVLINPNNPTGAVYPKALLERIVEVARRHDLLLLCDEIYDEILYDGTPFQPLAAVAGDHPCVSFGGLSKVHRACGYRVGWMSLSGDAKRTADYRDALQLLAALRLCANVTAQWAVKPALLDTPTIGELTSPGGRLHEARRIVLDHVAASPFLDVVAPGGAIYAFPGVRADAIPSFDDTAFALRLLDEEGVLLVPGTSFNLSASRHLRLTLLPEPAQLVEVFARIDRVLGRMAEEHRPVASAVA
- the rsgA gene encoding ribosome small subunit-dependent GTPase A, whose product is MTDSPELARLRHIGWREPALPDDPRRLARVVAQHRAGYEVHDGEDAFNAQPAGVFLKRGLDPSLRPAVGDFVFLDRATHPVIEAVLPRRSVLTRAAAGERYERQIIATNIDHVLVLTGLDGDFSPARIERYLTLVEGSGARPVVLLSKADTGVDVDAAVTALRARLPAEAAVHAINGKDPATVALLATYLGPGSSAVLVGSSGAGKSTLTNTLLGEERMATGAVRANDSRGRHTTTHRALLMLPTGGCLIDTPGMRELKLTGEENLDLFADIEALAAQCRFADCSHGNEPGCAIQAALASGELSPQRWRNYLKLHDEREEQAATLEARLRRKAAPVKHAGKPKRGGWSHDDD
- a CDS encoding Csu type fimbrial protein, encoding MKWLALLLLCVSSLFVAPRAEATTTCSITGITGLSFGAVDPTGGVVNVSATLNYRCVYSGPLAELFGSFITACASFGTDDLGNLSPRTLVNPSSDRMQYQVYQDAVGTVWGTLGNATYGPRTFILSIGILSNGAQITGSLPVYGRVSAAQGTLSPGNYTGTLTSSLTYSHNDALLSLGLPPATCTSGGTGGPFTVAGPTMTVTASVAPKCTFGAATDLLFGNVPGLLTAATDQTSLLRITCTNRAAYQLGLDNGANASGTQRRMAAGGAFVNYELYKDSQRTLRWGGTLNSDTLSRSGTGTEETVTVYGRVPAQAAVAAGNYSDLITVTVTY
- a CDS encoding fimbria/pilus outer membrane usher protein — encoded protein: MHASTTNPNESDAIPPPTVQARDRVAGEDLYLEVVLNGNGTERLMHFTRRGDALCARADDLRAIGFSLPAVEDVRCLADIPGVRYTYDVTDQRVRIDAPMDRLSLPSQVLGERERSATPPTSGTGLLLNYDIYAAHGGGLGNVSGLAELRGFSEGLGVLSNTSLTRRYQTRGEGWQGGTVRLDTQWRLSFPSRSLALTVGDAFTGFLSWTRATRIGGVAIGTDFAQQPYRVTTPLPQFFGEATAPSAVELYVDGIRQYDGRVPAGPFQLTAIPGVDQAGQAQVVLTDALGRTSTVTFPFYAARQLLRAGLDDWSVELGKVRESYGIRSFDYGSAAVGSATWRHGMSDRLTLEGHAEGGDGLASGGAGAVWNPAGASTINASLAGSRRGGMQYGVGYTWMGRTMNVSFDSLRGNARYRDVASGYGSPPPRASERALVGFNVRNSSFGVNYVRLRFAGEPATRLAGLFVLRNLGHGISVNLTYNQSLDDSRDRSLFAGVTVALDERTTWSTSVQRDRDRTFGIVDASRPIDGDGGFGWHAQGRTGAQGGGLAEAGWLGELGQATVGASDIGPDTYGYADLNGALVLMGGHAFASRRIDDAFAVVSTEGTPDIPVLLENRRTGVTDDRGMLLVARLNAWQDNRLAIDPLDLPADARVQRVDAVVAPADRSGVLVRFPVHRVQAASVILVDAKGTPLPVGSRVDAGHGEPAVVGFDGMAYLDALQDRHTALRVTLPDGSTCTTALDYPDGAKELPQLGPLTCRSTP